A region of Streptomyces sp. NBC_01750 DNA encodes the following proteins:
- a CDS encoding IS630 family transposase (programmed frameshift) — MRYPQGGGLTAERQQFREELRLQAAERFARGEASSLIAKELRVSVRSVQRWRQAWDEGGPRALRSQGPASLPRLSEKQFAQLEAELAKGPAAHGWEDQRWTLSRVKTMIGRRFHLTYTIQGVRKLLVRNGWSCQVPARRAMERDDDAVAVGQGGVALRGRLAAARGAWLVFEDEAGFSMTPPHAKTWGRRGRTPVVRVRGRSRRRISIAALTCYKSGHRSRLIYRPRRDDGRRDGRKSFSWRDYRDLLIAAHQQLGGPIVLVWDNLNVHKAAGLREFAASRDWLTIYYLPPYAPDLNPVEGIWSLLRRGWLSNVAFSTPEHLIRRIRRGLRHIQYHSDLIDGCLAETGLTINP, encoded by the exons ATGCGGTATCCACAGGGAGGCGGGCTGACCGCCGAACGACAGCAGTTCCGCGAGGAGTTACGGCTCCAGGCGGCCGAGCGGTTCGCCCGGGGTGAGGCAAGCTCGCTGATCGCCAAGGAGCTGCGCGTCAGCGTCCGGTCGGTGCAGCGATGGCGGCAGGCGTGGGACGAGGGCGGTCCGCGAGCTCTGCGATCGCAGGGGCCGGCGTCACTGCCGAGGCTGAGTGAGAAGCAGTTCGCCCAACTGGAGGCGGAGCTGGCCAAGGGGCCGGCCGCGCACGGCTGGGAGGACCAACGGTGGACGCTGTCCCGGGTCAAAACCATGATCGGCCGACGTTTCCACCTGACCTACACCATCCAGGGCGTGCGGAAACTCCTGGTGCGCAATGGCTGGTCCTGCCAAGTGCCTGCCCGTCGGGCCATGGAACGCGACGACGATGCTGTCGCT GTGGGTCAAGGAGGTGTGGCCCTGCGCGGAAGACTCGCGGCGGCCCGTGGAGCCTGGCTGGTCTTCGAAGACGAAGCCGGATTCTCCATGACGCCGCCGCACGCCAAGACCTGGGGCAGGCGAGGGCGCACGCCAGTGGTCCGGGTCCGTGGCCGCTCCCGCAGACGGATATCCATCGCCGCGCTGACCTGCTACAAATCCGGCCACAGATCCCGGCTGATCTACCGTCCACGCAGGGACGACGGCCGGCGCGACGGACGCAAGAGCTTCTCCTGGCGCGACTACCGGGACCTGCTGATCGCCGCCCACCAGCAACTCGGCGGCCCGATCGTACTGGTCTGGGACAACCTCAATGTCCACAAGGCTGCCGGACTACGGGAGTTCGCCGCCTCACGGGACTGGCTGACCATCTACTACCTGCCGCCCTACGCACCCGACCTCAACCCCGTGGAAGGGATCTGGTCACTGCTGCGGCGCGGCTGGCTGTCCAACGTCGCCTTCAGCACGCCGGAGCACCTCATTCGACGCATCCGCCGAGGCTTACGGCACATCCAGTACCACAGCGACCTCATAGACGGCTGCCTCGCCGAGACCGGCCTGACCATCAACCCCTGA
- a CDS encoding helix-turn-helix domain-containing protein: MTQEQAPQGNRASTVLGRRLGGELYKLRVAAGLTQTQAAKALSASTGKVAKMESGWVPMRDPDIRALCELYGAKDPQATQHLLTLAATDRDRRKALGWWNQYPELRSLVEYVALEDVATSVRTWQLAFVPGLFQTPDYARALAVGSAAWEDPDEIERFVEAKVARQSRLKGESPLLIWAIVAEGALRQLVGGRDVMRVQLDHLVRTAQLPNVKLQVMPCLAGAHPGMTSAFNIVSFAESGAMDVVYMDTTSSTLWLESEKDAAHHGTLFDRIARLSLAQHDSRALIESIRKEM; encoded by the coding sequence GTGACGCAAGAGCAGGCACCGCAAGGCAACCGTGCTTCCACTGTGCTGGGACGCCGTCTCGGCGGAGAGCTATACAAACTCCGGGTGGCCGCCGGGCTGACCCAGACGCAAGCGGCCAAGGCTCTGAGCGCGTCCACCGGGAAGGTCGCCAAGATGGAGAGCGGTTGGGTTCCGATGCGTGACCCCGATATCCGCGCTCTGTGTGAGCTATACGGCGCCAAGGACCCTCAGGCGACCCAGCACTTGCTGACGTTGGCCGCGACCGACCGGGATCGCCGCAAGGCACTCGGCTGGTGGAACCAGTACCCGGAACTCCGCTCGCTGGTCGAGTACGTCGCCCTGGAAGACGTCGCAACCTCGGTCAGAACCTGGCAACTGGCCTTTGTGCCAGGTCTCTTTCAGACACCTGACTACGCACGGGCGCTGGCTGTCGGCAGCGCCGCGTGGGAGGACCCGGACGAGATCGAACGGTTTGTGGAAGCCAAGGTCGCCCGCCAATCGCGCCTCAAGGGCGAGTCGCCGCTACTTATCTGGGCCATCGTCGCCGAGGGAGCGCTGCGCCAACTCGTAGGAGGACGCGATGTCATGCGCGTCCAGCTCGATCACCTCGTCCGTACAGCACAGCTACCCAACGTGAAACTTCAGGTCATGCCCTGCTTGGCAGGGGCTCATCCTGGGATGACCAGCGCGTTCAACATTGTTTCGTTCGCCGAATCCGGCGCAATGGACGTGGTCTACATGGACACGACTTCATCTACCCTGTGGCTGGAGAGCGAGAAGGATGCGGCTCACCACGGAACCCTCTTCGACCGTATCGCCCGGCTCTCACTGGCGCAGCATGACTCACGCGCCCTGATCGAGAGCATCCGCAAGGAGATGTGA
- a CDS encoding DUF397 domain-containing protein, whose protein sequence is MPAFEFAKSSYSSGNGECVEVATNLVGLVAVRDSKLSEGPVVRFPARAWTEFLRQAIAR, encoded by the coding sequence ATGCCCGCCTTCGAGTTCGCGAAGTCCAGCTACAGCAGCGGCAACGGTGAGTGCGTCGAGGTGGCAACCAACCTCGTCGGCCTCGTGGCAGTGCGCGACTCGAAGCTGTCGGAGGGACCTGTTGTTCGGTTCCCCGCCAGGGCATGGACCGAGTTTCTCCGCCAGGCAATCGCGCGCTGA
- a CDS encoding helix-turn-helix domain-containing protein produces the protein MPISSSSSAQAARELVARRLRDARKASGLTVSELADRCGWHHAKTSRIENARTAPSAKDIRLWCGACGDVDQADDLIAQSLNAESMYNEWRHQVRNGLKQLQDRRVQFFQETQLFRVYSSTLVPGLLQTEGYAAALLSSIAEFREIPNDGAEAAAARVQRSRVIHEPGHRFVLLIEEAALYYRLGGVEAMAAQLGYLLTAGALPSVSLGVIPMATAERKHWPHETFHIYDDRVVSVELLSARVTITQPTEIALYLKAFEELRSMAVYGQAARALIVKAIDALN, from the coding sequence ATGCCCATATCCTCGTCGTCATCTGCGCAGGCTGCACGTGAATTGGTCGCGCGGCGGTTGCGTGATGCGCGCAAGGCGTCAGGGCTGACGGTTTCCGAGCTGGCCGACCGGTGTGGCTGGCACCACGCGAAGACATCCCGGATCGAGAACGCTCGCACCGCACCTTCCGCCAAGGACATACGCCTGTGGTGCGGTGCCTGCGGTGATGTCGACCAGGCGGACGACCTCATTGCCCAGTCCCTCAACGCAGAGTCGATGTACAACGAGTGGCGCCACCAGGTCCGGAACGGGCTGAAGCAGCTGCAGGACAGGCGGGTGCAGTTCTTCCAGGAGACCCAGCTGTTCCGCGTCTATTCTTCGACGCTCGTTCCGGGACTGCTGCAGACCGAAGGCTACGCAGCTGCGCTGCTGAGCAGCATCGCCGAATTCCGCGAGATCCCCAACGATGGGGCCGAGGCTGCTGCTGCCCGGGTCCAGAGGTCCCGGGTCATCCACGAGCCGGGCCATCGGTTCGTTCTCCTCATCGAGGAAGCCGCCCTGTACTACCGCCTCGGGGGAGTGGAAGCGATGGCTGCCCAGCTCGGCTACCTCCTGACCGCCGGCGCGCTGCCTTCGGTGTCGCTCGGAGTGATCCCGATGGCCACCGCGGAGCGGAAGCACTGGCCACACGAAACGTTTCACATATACGACGACAGGGTCGTGTCGGTGGAGCTGCTGTCCGCCCGCGTCACGATCACGCAACCGACCGAGATCGCCTTGTACCTGAAGGCCTTCGAAGAGCTGCGGAGCATGGCCGTGTACGGGCAGGCGGCACGCGCGCTGATCGTGAAGGCAATCGATGCCTTGAACTGA
- a CDS encoding DUF6879 family protein: MSSSVPTFDELIHGCTRSAVHLEMRDSYAVDYEAGPFAAWKSGFRHDPADRASWWRPWHDLMAETVSRGVVVRRARIVSEPVSEYIRYEHSGTFTNVTAGEQVRWLPRRQASNIALPGNDFWLFDEQLVRWNHFAGDGSSMGGEVSDDPAAAKLCAEAFEAVWSHAIPHDQYEIH, translated from the coding sequence ATGTCGTCGAGCGTTCCGACATTCGATGAGTTGATCCACGGCTGCACGCGCTCCGCCGTGCACCTGGAGATGCGCGACTCCTACGCCGTCGACTACGAGGCGGGCCCGTTCGCGGCCTGGAAGAGTGGCTTCCGCCACGATCCCGCCGATCGGGCATCCTGGTGGCGGCCCTGGCACGACCTCATGGCCGAGACGGTGTCCCGTGGGGTTGTTGTGCGACGTGCCCGTATCGTGTCCGAGCCGGTGAGCGAATACATCCGCTACGAACACTCGGGCACGTTCACCAACGTGACGGCCGGGGAACAGGTGAGGTGGCTGCCCCGGCGACAGGCCTCTAACATCGCCCTTCCGGGCAATGACTTCTGGCTCTTCGACGAACAGCTGGTGCGTTGGAACCACTTCGCCGGCGACGGATCGTCCATGGGCGGGGAGGTCAGTGACGACCCGGCCGCTGCGAAGCTGTGTGCCGAGGCCTTCGAAGCGGTGTGGTCGCACGCTATCCCGCACGACCAGTACGAGATCCACTAG
- a CDS encoding NmrA family NAD(P)-binding protein: MTAKETVLVTGGTGNTGRRIVSGLAAAGLPVRAAARRPAPASAEGVEGVCFDWEDASTHGAALDGVRRVYLVAPMTAADPAAPMLPFLRQARRAGVRRVVLLSSSAIAETDGGLGEVHRAVREQFPEWAVLQPSWFMQNFTGDHLHAGSIRDHDEIVTAADDGRIGFVDVQDIAEVGVRALADERPHNTAHLITGPEALSYTDVAAVVSAVAGRPIHHRGVSYEAMRDRLAATGMPEGFAAVLAGMDRSIAKGSEDRVSPAVEEVTGQSPRSFADFAAAHATVWRR; this comes from the coding sequence ATGACCGCGAAGGAAACAGTCCTGGTGACCGGCGGCACCGGCAACACCGGCCGCCGGATCGTGTCCGGGCTGGCCGCCGCCGGCCTCCCCGTCCGAGCGGCCGCCCGACGGCCCGCCCCTGCCTCCGCCGAAGGTGTCGAGGGCGTGTGCTTCGACTGGGAGGACGCCTCGACCCACGGCGCCGCGCTGGACGGCGTACGCCGCGTCTACCTCGTAGCGCCCATGACGGCCGCCGACCCTGCCGCGCCCATGCTCCCGTTCCTGCGGCAGGCGCGACGGGCCGGAGTCCGCCGCGTGGTGCTGCTCAGCTCCTCGGCCATCGCCGAGACGGACGGCGGACTGGGCGAGGTCCACCGGGCCGTCCGCGAACAGTTCCCGGAGTGGGCGGTGCTCCAACCCTCCTGGTTCATGCAGAACTTCACCGGCGACCACCTCCACGCCGGGAGCATCCGCGACCACGACGAGATCGTGACGGCCGCCGACGACGGACGGATCGGTTTCGTCGACGTCCAGGACATCGCGGAGGTCGGCGTACGGGCGCTGGCGGACGAGCGCCCGCACAACACCGCCCACCTCATCACCGGCCCCGAGGCACTGAGTTACACCGATGTCGCCGCTGTCGTCTCCGCCGTCGCCGGCCGGCCGATCCACCACCGCGGCGTTTCGTACGAAGCGATGCGGGACCGGCTGGCGGCCACCGGGATGCCCGAGGGATTCGCCGCCGTGCTGGCGGGCATGGACCGGTCCATTGCCAAGGGCTCGGAGGACCGCGTCAGCCCTGCGGTGGAGGAGGTCACGGGTCAATCACCGCGCTCCTTCGCCGACTTCGCGGCGGCGCACGCGACGGTGTGGCGTCGGTGA
- a CDS encoding nuclear transport factor 2 family protein yields the protein MTDTTPSGVFRRGLELLLAKDIEAWVELWVEDGVCEFPFAPPGAPRLLEGKPAVHAYMAHYPDHVDLAGFPYLEVHRTEDPEVVVVEMRAEGRAVATGKPFEMSYVVVVTVKDGLITRYRDYWNPLVALDVAGGGDAPFAGSGSQGASA from the coding sequence ATGACGGACACCACGCCTTCCGGCGTCTTCCGGCGCGGACTGGAACTCCTCCTGGCCAAGGACATCGAGGCATGGGTGGAGCTGTGGGTCGAGGACGGCGTCTGCGAGTTCCCCTTCGCCCCGCCCGGCGCGCCGCGCCTCCTGGAGGGCAAGCCCGCGGTCCACGCCTACATGGCCCACTACCCGGACCACGTCGACCTCGCCGGTTTCCCGTACCTCGAGGTGCACCGGACCGAGGACCCCGAGGTCGTCGTAGTCGAGATGCGTGCCGAGGGGCGGGCGGTGGCCACCGGCAAGCCGTTCGAGATGTCGTACGTCGTGGTCGTCACCGTCAAGGACGGCCTCATCACCCGCTACCGGGACTACTGGAACCCGCTGGTCGCTCTGGACGTCGCGGGCGGCGGCGACGCCCCGTTCGCGGGTTCCGGGTCGCAGGGGGCATCGGCATGA
- a CDS encoding TetR/AcrR family transcriptional regulator, whose amino-acid sequence MPPARKERADAIRNREAVLAAAARLFTERGDPDRVSMDDIAAAAGVGKGTLFRRFGDRVGLVKALVEQRTEQLRADVVAGPPPLGPGAPAGERVLALLDALLRLKLDTRPLMLALESAGSGSPYLNDTYALWHAQLASLLADVRGERDADFLAHALLAAVRSDLIEHLTAGGTSPQQIHDGVAALARAVLAAPAPGAA is encoded by the coding sequence GTGCCGCCCGCACGCAAGGAACGAGCCGACGCCATCCGCAACCGGGAGGCCGTACTGGCCGCAGCGGCACGCCTGTTCACCGAGCGCGGCGACCCCGACCGCGTCTCCATGGACGACATCGCCGCGGCCGCCGGAGTCGGGAAGGGCACGCTCTTCCGCCGCTTCGGCGACCGCGTCGGACTCGTCAAAGCCCTCGTCGAGCAGCGCACCGAACAACTGCGGGCCGATGTTGTCGCGGGCCCCCCGCCGCTCGGCCCCGGCGCTCCGGCCGGCGAACGCGTCCTCGCTCTCCTCGACGCCCTGCTGCGTCTGAAGCTCGACACCCGCCCACTGATGCTCGCCCTGGAGAGCGCGGGCAGCGGCAGCCCGTACCTGAACGACACCTACGCGCTGTGGCACGCGCAGCTCGCCTCGCTCCTGGCCGATGTACGCGGCGAGCGGGACGCCGACTTCCTCGCGCACGCCCTGCTGGCCGCCGTACGCAGCGACCTCATCGAGCACCTCACGGCGGGCGGCACCTCACCGCAGCAGATCCACGACGGAGTCGCCGCCCTCGCCCGCGCCGTCCTGGCGGCGCCCGCACCGGGCGCGGCGTAG
- a CDS encoding excalibur calcium-binding domain-containing protein, whose translation MSGRGSTRANSAIAACAVVLAAGLVGCGGTSDDAKPAGSTTSAAAKKAPAATPPPESALTLVDDEESADSAKPVVVKVLDNDTLTRKGGTPGNLEVALNSGEFTISLTTLPGHGTARVDGSTVVYTSAQGYGGADEFTYQVEAKGSQPPTGTAVVRITVAAPTPTPTPTPAKAKAPAPPKAYYANCDAARAAGAAPVHEGDPGYAPHLDRDGDGVGCEPYSSGTSGGSGGGGDSGGSSGGGSGDTYYANCAAARAAGAAPVHAGDPGYGRHLDRDGDGVGCE comes from the coding sequence ATGTCAGGGAGAGGAAGTACGCGCGCGAACAGCGCGATCGCGGCCTGCGCCGTGGTGCTGGCGGCCGGGCTCGTGGGGTGTGGGGGCACCTCCGACGATGCCAAGCCCGCCGGGTCCACAACGAGCGCGGCGGCGAAGAAGGCGCCGGCGGCGACGCCTCCGCCCGAGTCGGCTCTCACACTGGTCGATGACGAGGAGAGCGCCGACTCCGCGAAGCCGGTCGTGGTGAAGGTGCTGGACAACGACACACTCACCCGCAAGGGCGGTACGCCGGGCAACCTTGAAGTCGCGCTGAATTCCGGTGAGTTCACGATCAGCCTGACCACCCTGCCGGGTCACGGCACCGCGAGGGTCGACGGGTCCACCGTCGTCTATACGTCTGCCCAGGGGTACGGCGGCGCGGACGAGTTCACGTACCAGGTGGAAGCGAAGGGCTCGCAGCCGCCGACCGGGACCGCCGTCGTACGGATCACCGTGGCCGCGCCCACGCCGACACCCACTCCCACGCCGGCAAAGGCGAAGGCGCCCGCGCCGCCCAAGGCCTATTACGCCAACTGCGACGCCGCACGGGCCGCCGGTGCCGCTCCCGTTCACGAAGGGGACCCCGGCTACGCGCCGCACCTCGACCGGGACGGCGACGGCGTCGGCTGCGAGCCGTACAGCAGCGGTACGTCCGGAGGCAGTGGAGGCGGCGGAGACAGCGGAGGCAGTAGCGGCGGCGGGTCCGGGGACACGTACTACGCCAACTGCGCCGCCGCACGGGCCGCCGGTGCCGCTCCCGTTCATGCCGGGGATCCCGGCTACGGCCGGCATCTCGACCGCGACGGCGACGGCGTCGGCTGTGAGTGA
- a CDS encoding COG4315 family predicted lipoprotein, translating into MRSTRKTTLLAAPLVSAALLTLSACGGSADAAKDDAAKPARKPAATASVKTADSELGKILVDDSGRTLYGFTKDKPGASNCDADCIAVWPALTSAKDVTAGAGTDAALLKETKLGEGAEQAMYGDWPLYYYVGDATPGDVNGQGLDGEWFVIAADGKLIKKAA; encoded by the coding sequence ATGCGCAGCACCCGTAAAACAACTCTGCTCGCGGCACCGCTCGTATCGGCCGCGCTGCTGACACTGTCGGCCTGCGGCGGCTCGGCGGACGCCGCCAAGGACGACGCGGCCAAGCCCGCGCGGAAGCCCGCGGCCACCGCCTCCGTCAAGACCGCGGACTCGGAGCTCGGCAAGATCCTCGTCGACGATTCGGGCCGTACGCTGTACGGATTCACCAAGGACAAGCCCGGCGCCAGCAATTGCGACGCCGACTGCATCGCCGTCTGGCCGGCCCTCACCTCCGCGAAGGACGTGACGGCGGGCGCCGGCACCGACGCCGCCCTGCTGAAGGAGACGAAGCTCGGCGAGGGCGCGGAACAGGCGATGTACGGAGACTGGCCGCTGTACTACTACGTGGGCGACGCGACCCCCGGGGACGTGAACGGCCAGGGCCTGGACGGGGAGTGGTTCGTGATCGCGGCGGACGGCAAGCTCATCAAGAAAGCGGCCTGA
- a CDS encoding CHRD domain-containing protein: MQKRYAAVTAAAIVLGVAGVTPALAHGGHDGHGEHGSAGGQTSAGNAGTFTKPSGGHALTFAAHLSGANEVPVKGGPAVNDPDGKAVALVKVKGDRVTFALQWKGFVPSLGHIHQGAAGQNGDVKVPLFGTAMPDSVHSAAGQVAITDAKLANSIRSNPSGFYVNLHSAEFPGGAVRGQLKPLHKNVNPLDIIKGGKLRALSNGDQEVPKNDASKVGDPDGHAVTFLQPKGTNVDYSLAWINIKSPTNGHIHKGTFGKNGDVVFNFFNRPVPDGIFAVSGKLEGQNADVVKRVRANPRNYYSNIHTAEFPDGAVRGQLFH; encoded by the coding sequence ATGCAGAAGCGTTATGCGGCTGTTACCGCCGCCGCAATTGTGCTTGGTGTTGCCGGTGTTACTCCGGCGCTCGCACACGGCGGCCATGACGGGCACGGGGAGCACGGATCAGCCGGCGGCCAGACCTCCGCCGGCAACGCCGGCACCTTCACCAAGCCCTCCGGCGGACACGCCCTCACCTTCGCCGCCCACCTCTCCGGCGCCAACGAGGTGCCGGTCAAGGGCGGGCCCGCCGTGAACGACCCCGACGGCAAGGCCGTTGCCCTCGTCAAGGTCAAGGGCGACCGGGTGACCTTCGCGCTGCAGTGGAAGGGATTCGTGCCGAGCCTCGGGCACATTCACCAGGGTGCCGCCGGGCAGAACGGCGATGTGAAGGTCCCGCTCTTCGGTACCGCGATGCCGGACTCCGTCCACTCGGCGGCCGGACAGGTGGCCATCACCGATGCCAAGCTGGCCAACAGCATCCGTAGCAACCCCTCGGGGTTCTATGTGAACCTGCACAGCGCGGAGTTCCCGGGCGGTGCGGTACGAGGCCAGTTGAAGCCGCTGCACAAGAACGTCAACCCCCTCGACATCATCAAGGGCGGCAAGCTGCGGGCGCTGTCCAACGGCGACCAGGAAGTCCCGAAGAACGACGCGTCCAAGGTCGGCGACCCGGACGGGCACGCGGTGACGTTCCTGCAGCCGAAGGGGACGAACGTCGACTACTCGCTGGCCTGGATCAACATCAAGAGCCCCACCAACGGCCACATCCACAAGGGCACGTTCGGGAAGAACGGCGACGTCGTCTTCAACTTCTTCAACCGGCCGGTGCCGGACGGGATCTTCGCGGTCTCCGGAAAGCTGGAGGGGCAGAACGCCGACGTGGTGAAGCGTGTCCGCGCCAACCCGCGGAACTACTACTCCAACATCCACACCGCCGAATTCCCGGACGGTGCGGTGCGCGGGCAGCTCTTCCACTGA